From the genome of Campylobacter concisus, one region includes:
- a CDS encoding thioredoxin reductase, which yields MKKIIFTALAILVIAISLIEINKRINKGNLMDNNNTYIVIAPNGKEVWLDKNTNLIVAKPDSKIDAKNRIANKEASELVVQARSILDSSPYKNYKPLYYNPKPNSLGQTDYLSFKPWLDISYKPSSTKLSPWTKSEKAYYESLKDKRDRYIYLVKRSNLKCTMIDIHEDAIARVDSNGKLTKPEYAEIYDEVNANRNTLKSELFAAEWNICAGTLGNTAGFSRGVGLGYAGFKARAYQSMFLSAQLGQDGALEALADMFEYSTYLAGINKNLQMAREFRKVASNPPLDEYGMMPYLDEIVGNYFVMDFNRGGVVNNPDGSIHRHLRKLVEDEGKLLDPRDLDANETTREEFEKYSKKVLEDYKEKFDEVGYPNTWDDRDLSLYIDSTLLEAKIMSLTPPEGYPNAPYYNTPEELTRLYEAGKLDKKLNPLTPVMYRESFPEDLRQKILSYAKEHNIKD from the coding sequence ATGAAAAAGATTATATTTACAGCTTTAGCTATCTTGGTAATAGCCATATCACTAATAGAAATAAATAAAAGAATAAATAAAGGAAATTTAATGGATAACAATAATACATATATAGTTATAGCTCCGAATGGAAAGGAGGTCTGGCTTGATAAAAATACAAATTTAATAGTAGCAAAGCCAGATAGTAAAATAGATGCTAAAAACAGGATCGCAAACAAAGAAGCTTCTGAGTTAGTTGTTCAAGCCCGCTCCATCCTAGACTCATCTCCATATAAAAACTATAAACCACTATACTATAACCCTAAACCAAATTCTTTAGGTCAAACAGACTATCTATCATTTAAGCCATGGCTAGATATTAGCTATAAACCAAGCTCAACTAAACTATCACCTTGGACTAAATCAGAAAAAGCCTACTATGAAAGCTTAAAAGATAAAAGAGATAGATATATCTATCTAGTAAAAAGAAGTAATCTAAAATGCACTATGATAGATATTCATGAAGATGCAATAGCTAGAGTAGATAGTAATGGCAAACTAACTAAACCAGAATATGCTGAAATTTATGATGAAGTAAATGCTAATAGAAATACTCTAAAATCAGAACTGTTTGCAGCAGAGTGGAATATATGTGCCGGAACTTTAGGAAATACGGCTGGATTTTCAAGAGGAGTTGGACTAGGATATGCAGGATTTAAAGCAAGAGCATATCAATCAATGTTTCTATCAGCTCAGCTCGGTCAAGATGGGGCTTTAGAGGCTTTAGCTGATATGTTTGAATATTCTACATACCTAGCAGGTATAAACAAAAATTTACAAATGGCTAGAGAATTTAGAAAGGTAGCCAGCAATCCTCCACTAGACGAATATGGCATGATGCCTTACCTTGATGAGATAGTTGGTAATTACTTTGTGATGGATTTTAATAGGGGTGGGGTCGTTAATAATCCAGATGGCTCAATCCATAGGCATTTAAGAAAGCTCGTAGAAGATGAAGGAAAACTACTAGACCCTAGAGACCTAGACGCAAATGAGACTACAAGGGAAGAATTTGAAAAATATTCAAAAAAAGTATTAGAAGATTATAAGGAAAAGTTTGACGAAGTTGGTTATCCAAACACATGGGATGATCGCGATTTATCTCTCTACATCGACTCCACCCTCCTAGAAGCTAAAATAATGTCTCTAACTCCACCAGAAGGATATCCAAATGCACCATACTACAACACACCAGAAGAGTTAACAAGACTATATGAGGCTGGTAAATTAGATAAAAAACTAAACCCTCTAACACCAGTAATGTATAGAGAAAGCTTTCCTGAAGATCTTAGGCAAAAGATACTAAGTTATGCCAAAGAGCATAATATAAAGGATTAA
- a CDS encoding NifS family cysteine desulfurase yields the protein MRVYLDNNATTMVDPEAFELMKPYFCEKYGNPNSLHKFGSETHPALRIALDQLYTGLNAKDSDDIVVTSCATESNNWVIKGIYFDKITTGEKKRIVTTAVEHPAILATCKFLEKYGVELTVLDVNNDGIVTPEQLRAVMDENVALVSIMSANNETGMIFPVKELASIAHEYGALFHTDAVQAVGKIKINVQDLDVDFLSFSAHKFHGPKGVGALFIKNSMPLSSLLHGGEHMGGRRSGTLDVPGIIGMGKALELANKFMDYEHSHVRRLRDKLEDAILKIPDVSVVGKKEQRVPNTILASIKGVEGEAMLWDLNKAGIAASTGSACASETLESNPIMEAIGADKELAHTALRLSLSRFNTEEEIDYAIEHITKAVNRLRGISSTFAYAPEWHKSGL from the coding sequence TTGAGAGTATATTTAGACAATAACGCTACAACAATGGTTGATCCTGAAGCTTTTGAGCTTATGAAGCCGTATTTTTGTGAAAAATACGGCAATCCAAACTCGCTTCATAAATTTGGCTCTGAAACACATCCAGCTTTAAGAATAGCACTAGATCAGCTCTACACTGGGTTAAATGCAAAAGATAGTGACGATATCGTCGTTACCTCATGTGCAACTGAGAGCAACAACTGGGTAATAAAAGGCATCTACTTTGACAAAATAACAACTGGCGAGAAAAAGCGTATCGTAACAACCGCAGTTGAGCATCCAGCTATTTTGGCGACTTGTAAATTTTTAGAAAAATATGGCGTAGAGCTTACTGTTTTAGATGTAAATAACGATGGTATAGTCACACCAGAACAGTTAAGAGCTGTAATGGATGAGAATGTAGCACTTGTTTCTATAATGAGTGCAAATAACGAAACCGGTATGATCTTTCCTGTAAAAGAGCTTGCTAGTATCGCTCATGAATATGGGGCTTTATTCCACACGGATGCCGTTCAAGCAGTTGGTAAGATAAAGATAAATGTTCAAGATCTTGACGTTGATTTTTTAAGCTTTTCTGCGCATAAATTTCACGGACCAAAGGGAGTTGGAGCACTATTTATAAAAAATAGTATGCCACTAAGTAGCTTGCTTCACGGCGGCGAGCACATGGGCGGACGTAGAAGTGGTACACTCGATGTTCCTGGCATCATCGGCATGGGTAAAGCACTTGAACTGGCAAATAAATTTATGGATTATGAGCACTCTCATGTTCGCCGTTTGCGTGATAAGCTTGAGGATGCAATTTTAAAAATTCCTGACGTTAGCGTCGTTGGTAAAAAAGAGCAACGTGTGCCAAATACCATTTTGGCTTCTATAAAAGGCGTTGAAGGTGAAGCTATGCTTTGGGATCTAAACAAAGCTGGCATCGCAGCTTCAACTGGCTCAGCATGTGCAAGTGAAACATTAGAGAGTAACCCAATAATGGAGGCCATAGGGGCAGATAAAGAGCTGGCTCACACCGCACTTAGACTATCTCTTTCTAGATTTAATACAGAAGAAGAGATTGATTATGCGATCGAGCACATAACAAAAGCAGTAAATAGACTAAGAGGTATCTCTAGTACATTTGCCTACGCCCCAGAATGGCATAAGAGTGGATTATAA
- a CDS encoding iron-sulfur cluster assembly scaffold protein NifU, whose product MAKNNLIGGSIWDEYSKVVQDRMNNPKFMGEITEEDAKKANAKLIVADFGAESCGDAVRLYWLVDEKTDKIIDAKFKSFGCGTAIASSDTMAELCIGKTVDEAVKITNLDVEKAMRDNPETPAVPPQKMHCSVMAYDVIKAAAASYKGIDPEHFEDEIIVCECARVSLGTIKEVIRLNDLHTVEEITQYTKAGAFCKSCVKPGGHEKREYYLVDILRDTRAEMEREKIEAQANAQANHTLGDISFENMTMVGQLKAVESVIDKEIRPMLEMDGGNLEILDIRNDNGENTDIYIRYLGACSGCASGSTGTLYAIENVLQESLSPKIRVMPI is encoded by the coding sequence ATGGCAAAGAATAATTTGATCGGAGGCTCTATCTGGGATGAGTATTCTAAGGTAGTACAAGACAGGATGAATAATCCTAAATTTATGGGAGAGATAACCGAAGAAGATGCTAAAAAGGCAAACGCAAAGCTTATTGTGGCTGACTTTGGTGCAGAAAGCTGCGGTGATGCGGTTAGGCTATACTGGCTTGTTGATGAAAAGACAGACAAAATAATAGATGCTAAATTTAAAAGCTTTGGCTGTGGCACAGCGATAGCTAGCTCTGATACGATGGCTGAGCTTTGTATCGGCAAAACAGTTGATGAAGCTGTCAAGATCACAAACCTTGATGTCGAAAAGGCTATGCGCGATAATCCAGAAACACCGGCTGTCCCGCCTCAAAAGATGCACTGCTCAGTTATGGCATATGACGTTATAAAAGCAGCAGCTGCAAGCTATAAAGGCATAGACCCAGAGCATTTTGAAGATGAGATCATCGTTTGCGAGTGCGCTAGAGTAAGCCTTGGTACGATTAAAGAAGTGATAAGGCTAAATGACCTTCACACAGTTGAGGAAATCACGCAATACACCAAAGCTGGTGCATTTTGCAAGTCTTGTGTAAAGCCTGGTGGCCATGAAAAAAGAGAATATTATTTGGTAGATATTTTGCGTGATACTAGGGCTGAGATGGAGCGTGAGAAGATCGAAGCTCAGGCAAATGCCCAAGCAAATCACACTTTAGGTGACATTAGCTTTGAAAATATGACGATGGTAGGGCAGTTAAAAGCGGTAGAGTCTGTCATAGATAAGGAAATTCGCCCAATGCTCGAGATGGATGGCGGAAATTTAGAAATTTTAGATATCAGAAATGATAACGGCGAAAATACTGATATTTATATCCGCTATCTTGGTGCTTGCTCAGGCTGTGCGAGTGGCTCAACTGGCACTCTTTACGCGATTGAAAATGTCTTGCAAGAGAGCTTAAGCCCAAAAATTAGGGTTATGCCTATTTGA
- the miaA gene encoding tRNA (adenosine(37)-N6)-dimethylallyltransferase MiaA — MFKEFAIIGTTASGKSDLAFELAKKLNGIILSLDSLALYKEIDIASAKPNKEQLEAIKHFGVDEIYPDEEFSVGAFFEIYKNAKEFARLQDCPLIITGGSGFYLKSMLSGLAPDVPKCEPNLSNEEIYELAVKIDPEFASKFSQNDSYRLEKWYQIYKFSSQIPSIWLRENTKESIIKELAIFEILWDKDELRTRIAKRTKNMLDEGLIDEAKFLFDKYKSEPKPLKSIGLKECKQFLEGEISKSELETLIATHTAQLAKRQRTFNRSQFEKKFVGDLNQIRSEILKFLRE, encoded by the coding sequence TTGTTTAAAGAATTTGCAATAATTGGCACCACGGCAAGTGGCAAAAGCGATCTTGCATTTGAGCTTGCAAAGAAGCTTAATGGCATCATCTTGAGTCTTGATTCACTTGCACTTTATAAAGAGATAGATATCGCCAGTGCAAAGCCAAATAAAGAGCAGCTTGAAGCCATAAAACACTTTGGTGTAGATGAAATTTATCCTGATGAAGAATTTAGCGTTGGGGCATTTTTTGAAATTTATAAAAATGCAAAGGAATTTGCGCGCTTACAAGACTGTCCACTCATCATCACAGGAGGCAGCGGCTTTTATCTAAAATCAATGCTTAGCGGACTTGCGCCAGATGTGCCAAAATGTGAGCCAAATTTAAGCAATGAAGAAATTTACGAGCTAGCTGTAAAAATCGATCCTGAGTTTGCAAGCAAATTTAGCCAAAATGACTCTTATCGCCTCGAAAAGTGGTATCAAATTTATAAATTTAGTAGCCAAATTCCAAGCATTTGGCTAAGAGAAAATACTAAAGAGAGCATCATAAAAGAGCTAGCGATATTTGAAATTTTATGGGACAAAGATGAGCTTAGAACTCGCATCGCAAAGCGAACGAAAAATATGCTAGATGAGGGCTTGATAGATGAGGCGAAGTTTTTATTTGACAAGTATAAAAGCGAGCCAAAGCCATTAAAATCAATAGGTCTAAAAGAGTGCAAGCAGTTTTTGGAGGGTGAAATTTCAAAAAGCGAGCTAGAAACGCTTATCGCCACGCACACAGCCCAGCTTGCTAAGCGTCAGAGAACCTTTAACCGATCGCAGTTTGAGAAGAAATTTGTGGGCGATTTGAATCAAATTAGAAGTGAAATTTTAAAATTCTTAAGAGAATAA
- a CDS encoding FAD-dependent oxidoreductase produces the protein MGKVAIIGDSFSALFTAYELAKKGEEILIISNQKDDFTNGILTPFGTHALAKDGAISSSFMGLVSKKSELDISICLNENFRAWMTNFTLKSTKAHDKKMQILFSKFGKKNFEILRDLNNKYPQINFDESGVYLLFSDDESFKKRLDEIKVAHSEQEILSVNKELANFGLINKNIKGAINLANNASIDTNELKKALINELNSLGVKFINDEIYELKTQGQIVQKATGNNGEYEADNFVIASKNLELSNKLGTSLNAILAKFYTIDLGLNEGQIPKKPIILNDLFAKIYPTKNGVMIITNLQVGAIDTLVKTEKINAFLNELKIHLGISELKEPSFRANYVLLSSNDKPALGRDNIYSNLIYNQAYGLNELSFAPYFAGVLASLIKDSKNNEENDEILLFSSFYEG, from the coding sequence ATGGGCAAAGTAGCGATTATTGGAGATAGTTTTAGTGCGTTATTTACGGCTTACGAATTAGCTAAAAAGGGTGAAGAAATTTTAATTATTAGCAACCAAAAAGATGATTTTACAAATGGAATTTTAACGCCTTTTGGCACACACGCTCTTGCAAAAGATGGAGCGATATCTAGCTCATTTATGGGGCTAGTTAGCAAAAAAAGCGAGCTTGATATAAGTATTTGCTTAAATGAAAATTTTAGAGCTTGGATGACAAATTTTACACTTAAATCAACCAAAGCTCACGACAAAAAGATGCAAATTTTGTTTTCAAAATTTGGTAAGAAAAACTTTGAAATTTTAAGAGATTTAAACAACAAATATCCGCAGATAAATTTCGATGAGAGCGGTGTTTATCTACTTTTTAGCGATGATGAAAGCTTTAAAAAAAGGCTTGATGAGATAAAGGTTGCCCATAGCGAGCAAGAAATTTTAAGCGTAAATAAAGAGCTTGCAAATTTTGGGCTAATAAATAAAAACATAAAAGGCGCTATAAATTTAGCCAACAACGCAAGCATTGATACAAATGAGCTCAAAAAAGCTTTGATAAACGAGCTAAATTCTCTTGGGGTAAAATTTATAAATGATGAAATTTATGAGCTAAAAACGCAAGGACAAATAGTGCAAAAAGCTACCGGCAATAACGGCGAATATGAGGCCGATAACTTTGTGATCGCTTCAAAAAATTTAGAGCTTTCAAATAAGCTAGGCACGAGCTTAAATGCGATTTTGGCTAAATTTTACACCATTGATCTTGGCCTAAACGAAGGGCAAATCCCTAAAAAACCAATCATTTTAAATGATCTATTTGCCAAAATTTATCCAACTAAAAATGGCGTTATGATTATTACAAATTTACAAGTCGGCGCTATCGATACGCTTGTTAAAACTGAAAAGATTAATGCATTTTTAAATGAACTAAAGATACATCTTGGTATAAGCGAGCTAAAAGAGCCTAGCTTTAGGGCAAACTACGTACTTCTTAGCTCAAACGATAAACCAGCTCTTGGACGCGATAACATATATAGTAACTTGATCTATAACCAAGCTTATGGACTAAATGAACTTAGTTTTGCTCCGTATTTTGCCGGTGTTTTGGCTAGTCTTATAAAAGATAGCAAAAATAACGAGGAAAATGATGAAATTTTACTCTTTAGCTCGTTTTACGAGGGCTAG
- the mqnP gene encoding menaquinone biosynthesis prenyltransferase MqnP, whose protein sequence is MIEKLKIIAELIVFKHSVFALPFIFVAMIVASKIESGSAWFGFKLLILGTFCAVSARNFAMAFNRYKDEDIDKLNPRTASRPSVDGRIGRSNMQLFIVANAFIFIACAYFINSLAFWLSFPILAILGGYSLFKRFSELAHLVLGLSLGLAPIAGVVAVSAAIPLWSVLLCLGVTFWVAGFDLLYSLQDMKFDKENKLFSIPAIYGDKATLFLSAIFHALAFIFWLLFAWAAGLGAMAFFGILVSGVILFFEHRIVRRDFSKIDRAFFTLNGYLGILFFIFVWISVL, encoded by the coding sequence ATGATAGAAAAATTAAAAATTATCGCTGAACTTATCGTTTTTAAGCATTCTGTTTTTGCTTTGCCTTTTATTTTTGTTGCGATGATAGTTGCTAGCAAGATAGAAAGTGGCTCAGCTTGGTTTGGCTTTAAACTACTTATTTTAGGTACTTTTTGCGCTGTTAGTGCTAGAAATTTTGCTATGGCTTTTAATAGATACAAAGATGAAGATATCGATAAGCTAAATCCGCGAACTGCAAGCCGTCCAAGCGTTGATGGTCGTATCGGTAGGAGCAATATGCAGCTTTTTATAGTGGCAAATGCGTTTATTTTTATCGCATGCGCTTATTTTATAAATTCGCTCGCATTTTGGCTAAGTTTTCCTATTTTAGCTATTCTTGGCGGATATTCGCTGTTTAAGCGCTTTAGCGAGCTAGCACACTTGGTGCTTGGCCTTAGCCTAGGTCTTGCTCCCATCGCTGGCGTGGTCGCAGTGAGTGCTGCTATACCGCTTTGGAGCGTATTACTTTGCCTTGGTGTGACATTTTGGGTAGCTGGATTTGACTTGCTTTACTCACTTCAGGATATGAAATTTGATAAAGAAAACAAGCTCTTTAGCATACCAGCTATTTACGGCGACAAGGCTACACTTTTTTTATCAGCCATTTTTCATGCTTTAGCTTTTATATTTTGGCTACTTTTTGCTTGGGCGGCTGGGCTTGGAGCGATGGCATTTTTTGGAATTTTAGTAAGCGGCGTGATCTTATTTTTTGAGCATAGGATCGTAAGACGCGACTTTAGCAAGATAGATAGAGCATTTTTTACGTTAAATGGCTATTTGGGAATTTTATTTTTTATCTTTGTTTGGATTAGCGTATTATGA
- a CDS encoding DUF6115 domain-containing protein, whose translation MEIYIFLGFGIVLAIIVALMLIKDSETNKKFARFERAIESVMQENFNLKKQISMLEGEAFKNSEQYEPLKKQIKENIDLQINEKIVPIIRAIKSIERVIDDFATEQKDRIVSLEERTRDINKIAPSVINEEEQILKMFKDGKSAAMIAKDLHVGMGRVEFVLKFHKLA comes from the coding sequence ATGGAAATTTATATTTTTTTAGGCTTTGGTATCGTTTTGGCGATAATAGTAGCTTTAATGTTGATAAAAGATAGTGAGACAAATAAAAAATTTGCGAGATTTGAGCGAGCGATAGAAAGCGTTATGCAAGAAAATTTCAATCTAAAAAAGCAAATTTCAATGCTTGAGGGCGAGGCGTTTAAAAATAGCGAACAATATGAGCCACTTAAAAAACAGATAAAAGAAAATATTGATTTACAAATAAATGAAAAGATTGTACCAATAATTCGTGCGATTAAGAGTATTGAGCGAGTAATTGATGATTTTGCAACAGAGCAAAAAGATAGGATAGTTAGTCTTGAAGAGCGAACAAGAGATATTAATAAAATCGCACCAAGCGTCATCAATGAAGAAGAACAAATTCTAAAAATGTTTAAAGACGGAAAAAGTGCAGCGATGATCGCAAAGGACCTTCATGTTGGAATGGGGCGGGTCGAGTTTGTGCTTAAATTTCATAAATTAGCCTAA
- the moaA gene encoding GTP 3',8-cyclase MoaA, translating to MLIDKYGRVVDYLRISVTQRCNFRCRYCMPTTPFSWTPRENLLTFEELFLFVKVAIDEGIKKIRITGGEPLVRKDLDVFIKMISDYNPDIDLALTTNGYMLSHFAKRLKDAGLKRINMSLDTLNEQKAKFIAQKSVLHEVLAGFEAAHDAGLKVKINTVALKGVNDDELINLLEFAKFRDSQIRFIEYMENSHAKDDLKGLSSDEILKIISQKYNVTKDGKLPNAPASIYRLDDGYKFGIIDPHKHDFCESCNRIRLSAEGLLIPCLYFEEALSIKKAVEKGDIVAASEILRQVLANKPKENKWAIGASNETSSRAFYQTGG from the coding sequence ATGCTAATCGATAAATATGGTCGGGTTGTTGATTATTTAAGGATTTCTGTAACTCAGCGTTGCAACTTTAGGTGTAGGTATTGTATGCCTACAACGCCATTTAGCTGGACGCCAAGGGAGAATTTATTAACCTTTGAAGAGCTATTTTTATTTGTAAAAGTGGCTATCGATGAAGGTATAAAAAAGATAAGAATTACTGGTGGCGAACCGCTTGTACGTAAGGATTTGGACGTTTTTATAAAGATGATAAGTGATTATAATCCAGACATCGATCTAGCACTTACTACAAATGGCTATATGCTTTCACACTTTGCCAAAAGGTTAAAAGACGCTGGACTAAAACGCATAAATATGTCACTTGATACACTAAATGAGCAAAAGGCTAAATTTATCGCACAAAAAAGCGTTTTACACGAAGTTTTAGCTGGCTTTGAAGCAGCTCATGATGCTGGATTAAAGGTAAAAATAAACACTGTTGCACTAAAAGGCGTAAATGATGATGAGCTTATAAATTTGCTCGAGTTTGCTAAATTTAGAGATTCTCAGATTAGATTTATTGAGTATATGGAAAATTCACACGCTAAAGATGATTTAAAAGGGCTAAGTAGCGATGAAATTTTAAAAATCATCTCACAAAAATATAATGTCACGAAAGATGGAAAACTACCAAATGCGCCCGCGTCTATTTATAGGCTCGATGATGGTTATAAATTTGGCATCATAGATCCACACAAGCACGACTTTTGCGAGAGTTGCAACCGCATCAGACTAAGTGCTGAGGGACTTTTAATACCTTGCCTATACTTTGAAGAAGCTCTTAGTATCAAAAAAGCGGTTGAAAAAGGTGATATCGTAGCTGCAAGTGAAATTTTAAGGCAAGTGCTAGCAAATAAACCAAAAGAGAACAAATGGGCGATAGGCGCTAGCAATGAAACCTCTTCGCGTGCCTTTTATCAAACTGGTGGTTGA
- a CDS encoding 7-carboxy-7-deazaguanine synthase QueE gives MSKELELVEAFLSIQGEGAYQGRLAIFLRFLGCNLNCSGFGVQTKSLKTGESLLGCDSIRAVFKGHFNYKIYSVDEILGLVDNLCKGLMQKPIIVLTGGEPLIWHENENFINLVKELLEDYEVHFETNGTILINFAKYEIYKKCHFALGVKLANSGVNEQKRINLDAILAIKNNARSSFLKFVLSRFDKSELDEIINIKSQVDLPVWCMAIGANKAELNENALKAAEFAIKYGFNYSERIHIRLWSDKEGV, from the coding sequence ATGAGCAAAGAGCTAGAACTAGTTGAGGCGTTTTTAAGTATCCAAGGCGAGGGGGCTTACCAAGGCAGACTCGCCATATTTTTACGCTTTTTAGGCTGCAACTTAAACTGCTCTGGCTTTGGCGTGCAAACAAAATCTTTAAAAACTGGCGAAAGCTTACTAGGATGTGATAGCATAAGGGCTGTTTTTAAAGGGCATTTTAATTATAAAATTTACAGTGTAGATGAAATTTTAGGCTTAGTTGATAACCTATGCAAAGGCTTAATGCAAAAACCGATCATTGTTTTAACCGGTGGCGAGCCGCTCATCTGGCATGAAAATGAAAATTTTATAAATTTGGTAAAGGAATTGCTTGAAGATTATGAAGTGCATTTTGAGACGAACGGCACTATCTTAATTAATTTTGCTAAATATGAAATTTATAAAAAATGCCATTTTGCACTTGGAGTAAAGCTAGCAAATAGCGGAGTTAATGAACAAAAACGCATAAATTTAGACGCTATTTTGGCTATTAAAAATAATGCAAGAAGTAGCTTTTTAAAATTTGTCCTCTCGCGCTTTGATAAAAGCGAGTTGGACGAGATTATAAATATAAAAAGTCAAGTTGATTTGCCAGTTTGGTGTATGGCAATAGGGGCGAATAAAGCTGAGCTAAACGAAAATGCTTTAAAAGCGGCAGAATTTGCCATAAAGTATGGATTTAACTACTCAGAGCGTATCCACATCAGGCTTTGGAGCGATAAAGAAGGTGTTTGA
- a CDS encoding 6-pyruvoyl trahydropterin synthase family protein codes for MIIRKLFRFENAHIVRFCSSKRCRTSIHGHSYVAEILLSSNFLDNAGMVYDFGLMKQNIKTIIDSFDHATTIFSGDNDEYKNDLKKHSARWIEIPLNPSAEQFCRIFFVLIERLLELSVMNNGEREVKLHSIIVHETDTGYAQCFKEDAVNAQMGEIKLDEIKFSDAIIEEWEDKNLFEKMKNRLKIEIPKDV; via the coding sequence ATGATTATTAGAAAGCTTTTTAGATTTGAAAATGCACATATTGTGAGATTTTGCAGCTCAAAGCGTTGCAGAACTAGCATCCACGGGCACAGCTATGTGGCTGAAATTTTACTTAGCTCAAATTTTCTTGATAATGCCGGCATGGTCTATGATTTTGGCTTAATGAAGCAAAATATAAAAACGATCATTGATAGTTTTGATCACGCTACGACAATATTTTCAGGCGATAATGATGAATATAAAAATGATCTAAAAAAGCACTCGGCAAGATGGATCGAGATCCCGCTAAATCCAAGTGCAGAGCAGTTTTGCCGTATATTTTTTGTACTAATAGAAAGATTGCTTGAACTTAGTGTTATGAACAATGGTGAGCGTGAAGTGAAGCTTCATAGCATTATCGTGCATGAGACTGATACGGGCTATGCGCAGTGCTTTAAAGAGGATGCCGTAAATGCGCAAATGGGCGAGATAAAGCTAGATGAGATCAAATTTTCAGATGCTATCATAGAAGAGTGGGAAGATAAAAATTTATTCGAGAAAATGAAAAATAGGTTAAAAATAGAAATTCCAAAGGACGTTTGA
- a CDS encoding 16S rRNA (uracil(1498)-N(3))-methyltransferase, giving the protein MKFLYDKNAGNESLKIVNEAFLHLKARRMQAGERISVRNLRDFKEYIYEIDEIDRRSASLSLVFASLNGEQKFDFTIAWAIVDPKTIEKTLPFLNELGVGKIAFVYTKFSQANFKIDIERLNYINALSCEQCGRTSLMEFEIYKNLDELMSVYKNVSAINFGGKNLNEKRDDEILIIGPEGGFSEDETAKFKNSYGLNTKNILRSQTAVISVAAKFLA; this is encoded by the coding sequence ATGAAATTTTTATATGATAAAAATGCAGGTAATGAAAGCTTAAAGATAGTAAATGAGGCTTTTTTACACCTAAAAGCTAGAAGAATGCAAGCTGGTGAGCGAATAAGTGTTAGAAATTTACGAGACTTTAAAGAGTATATTTATGAAATTGATGAGATTGATAGGCGAAGTGCGAGCTTAAGTCTTGTCTTTGCCAGCTTAAATGGTGAGCAAAAATTCGACTTTACAATCGCTTGGGCTATCGTCGATCCAAAGACGATTGAAAAGACATTGCCATTTTTAAACGAACTTGGCGTTGGTAAAATAGCTTTTGTCTATACTAAATTTTCTCAAGCAAATTTTAAGATAGATATTGAAAGGCTAAACTACATAAATGCTCTATCTTGCGAGCAGTGCGGACGAACTTCACTAATGGAGTTTGAAATTTATAAAAATTTAGACGAGCTAATGAGTGTTTATAAAAATGTCTCAGCTATAAATTTTGGCGGTAAAAATTTAAATGAAAAAAGAGATGATGAAATTTTAATAATTGGTCCAGAGGGCGGATTTAGCGAGGATGAGACGGCTAAATTTAAAAATAGCTACGGCCTAAATACAAAAAATATCTTAAGATCACAGACCGCGGTTATCTCAGTAGCGGCAAAATTCCTAGCTTAA
- the rpmE gene encoding 50S ribosomal protein L31 — translation MKKDIHPEYVDCTVTCACGNTFKTKSNKSEIRIDICDKCHPFFTGSEKIVDSAGRVEKFKKKYAQK, via the coding sequence ATGAAAAAAGATATCCATCCAGAATACGTAGATTGCACTGTAACTTGTGCTTGCGGAAACACTTTTAAAACAAAGTCAAACAAAAGCGAGATCAGAATTGACATTTGCGACAAGTGCCACCCATTTTTCACAGGCAGCGAAAAGATAGTTGATAGTGCTGGCCGTGTTGAGAAATTTAAGAAAAAATACGCTCAAAAATAA